One genomic segment of Brevibacillus laterosporus LMG 15441 includes these proteins:
- the fliQ gene encoding flagellar biosynthesis protein FliQ: MTSDMILQIAQSSVYTILIVLAPILGIALLVGLMVSIFQATTQIQEQTLAFIPKIVAVFLSLLIFGPWMLRIVIEFTANIMGNLYRFVG, translated from the coding sequence ATGACATCAGATATGATCTTACAAATTGCGCAATCCTCAGTATATACCATATTGATCGTGCTTGCCCCTATTTTGGGAATTGCGCTGTTAGTCGGGCTAATGGTGAGTATTTTTCAGGCAACAACACAAATTCAAGAACAAACGTTGGCGTTCATTCCCAAGATCGTAGCCGTGTTTCTTTCCTTGCTCATTTTTGGTCCATGGATGCTGCGTATTGTCATTGAATTTACAGCAAATATCATGGGTAACCTGTACAGATTTGTGGGGTAG
- a CDS encoding flagellar biosynthetic protein FliO — protein sequence MNAMNIRSLFVAMLLVFAVVAPSPTVSYAEAKQTEGSAFDWLQQDAKQGKQGTGGELSTDSPVPKSPSILGYVVQIVFSLAVVVGLIYLLFKWLGKRQAGGFRESGPFRTLGGFSLGTGKSIQLVMIGDSLYVLGVGENIQLIRQIPPGDELDVILADIENKTTPDWSWNKLGHLFQAQSKTTSTHTQQTDASFDQLLDEQWREVSHAEQQKNQWEQNRRKGD from the coding sequence ATGAATGCAATGAACATTCGTAGTTTGTTCGTGGCAATGTTACTAGTTTTTGCTGTAGTAGCGCCTTCACCAACAGTGAGTTATGCGGAGGCAAAACAGACAGAGGGGTCAGCTTTTGACTGGTTACAGCAGGATGCAAAACAGGGAAAACAAGGGACTGGGGGAGAGTTATCTACGGATTCTCCAGTTCCAAAAAGCCCTAGTATTCTTGGATATGTGGTCCAAATCGTCTTTTCATTAGCAGTAGTTGTCGGCCTAATCTATCTGTTATTCAAATGGCTAGGAAAGAGACAAGCTGGCGGTTTTCGAGAAAGTGGCCCATTTCGAACTTTAGGAGGCTTTTCTCTTGGAACAGGTAAGTCCATTCAATTGGTGATGATTGGCGACTCGCTTTATGTGTTAGGCGTGGGGGAAAATATTCAGCTTATCCGGCAGATTCCGCCTGGTGATGAGTTGGATGTTATTTTGGCCGATATCGAGAATAAAACAACTCCTGATTGGTCATGGAATAAGCTTGGTCATTTGTTTCAAGCACAATCTAAGACTACATCCACGCACACTCAACAAACAGATGCCTCTTTTGATCAGCTACTGGACGAACAGTGGCGGGAAGTCTCCCATGCGGAGCAACAAAAGAATCAATGGGAACAGAACCGCCGCAAAGGGGATTAG
- the flhB gene encoding flagellar biosynthesis protein FlhB, whose protein sequence is MSYPRFFVTVDLQFFNGEKTEKATPQKRQDSRKKGQVAKSSDLAPAFMISSVFFLLMIAGSWMLGIFEGILRESLGSYATWEVNAENLQVITLQVVKEAAKILGMVFGVCMLVALVVNYLQVGVLFSLEPIQFKLEKLNPIEGFKKIFSMRTLVELFKSILKITAGMIVVYMILWDIKDKIPRLSFSTIEAVLEFTGWQVVKLGISVGMLLVILGFLDYLYQRYEYEKNLRMSKQDIKDEHKKMEGDPLIKSKIKERQRQMAMRRMMQEVPNADVIITNPTHFAVAIKYDSAEMMAPTVIAKGQDFLALKIREIAKKNRVVTMENKPLARALYAKVEVGQTIPEELFKAVAEVLAYVYKLQGKVKR, encoded by the coding sequence ATGAGTTATCCACGTTTTTTTGTGACAGTAGACCTGCAATTTTTTAACGGCGAAAAAACAGAAAAAGCAACTCCTCAAAAACGTCAGGATTCTCGCAAAAAAGGGCAGGTTGCCAAAAGTTCAGATTTGGCCCCCGCTTTTATGATCAGCTCCGTATTTTTTCTGTTGATGATCGCTGGCTCTTGGATGTTAGGCATCTTTGAAGGCATTCTACGCGAATCGTTGGGCAGTTATGCGACCTGGGAAGTAAATGCTGAAAATCTTCAGGTGATTACCCTGCAGGTCGTCAAGGAGGCAGCCAAGATTCTGGGTATGGTGTTTGGCGTCTGCATGTTGGTCGCGTTAGTGGTCAACTATTTGCAAGTCGGGGTGCTTTTCTCCTTAGAACCAATTCAATTTAAACTAGAAAAATTAAATCCAATCGAAGGCTTTAAGAAAATTTTTTCGATGCGGACTCTTGTTGAATTGTTTAAGTCTATTTTAAAGATTACAGCAGGAATGATTGTTGTTTACATGATTTTATGGGACATCAAGGATAAGATTCCACGGCTTTCCTTTTCCACAATCGAAGCAGTGCTAGAGTTTACAGGCTGGCAGGTCGTGAAGCTGGGGATTTCAGTCGGAATGCTGTTGGTTATCTTAGGATTCCTTGATTATCTATATCAACGCTACGAATATGAAAAGAATCTACGCATGTCCAAACAAGACATTAAAGATGAACATAAAAAAATGGAGGGTGACCCCCTCATCAAAAGTAAAATTAAAGAACGCCAAAGACAGATGGCCATGCGCCGCATGATGCAGGAAGTTCCTAACGCAGATGTCATTATTACCAACCCGACCCACTTTGCGGTAGCGATTAAGTATGATTCTGCTGAAATGATGGCGCCGACGGTGATTGCTAAAGGTCAGGATTTTTTAGCTTTGAAAATCCGAGAAATCGCCAAAAAGAACCGCGTAGTTACAATGGAGAACAAACCACTTGCGAGGGCATTATACGCAAAGGTAGAGGTTGGTCAAACCATTCCAGAGGAACTGTTCAAAGCGGTAGCAGAGGTATTGGCCTATGTCTATAAACTGCAAGGTAAAGTGAAACGATGA
- the flhA gene encoding flagellar biosynthesis protein FlhA — protein MGAKQLGMIIFVLSIVVMMVIPLPSGLLDMLLIVNISLALVILLVSMYTKEALEFSIFPTLLLLTTLFRLALNVSTTRNILSTGQGGTVIEAFGDFVVGGNAVIGFVVFLILIIIQFIVITKGSERVAEVAARFTLDAMPGKQMSIDADLNAGMISEQDARQRRRKIEREADFYGSMDGASKFVKGDAIAGIVIFIVNIIGGFIIGVAIHKLSFMEALSTFTLLSIGDALVSQIPALLISTATGIIVTRASSEGGLGEDITEQLFAHPKLLYVVAAAMLLLGLLTPISLLPTAIVAVILCIAATRLTKQQKSELAESFTQEEEQQLEEVRSPESVVNLLQVDPIEFEFGYGLIPLADTKQGGDLLDRVIMIRRQCALELGLVVPVIRIRDNIQLKPNEYIIKIKGNVIATGEILMDHYLAMSPGFEDESVEGIPTMEPAFGLPALWVSEENKEMAELSGYTVVDPPSVVATHLTEIIKRHAHELLGRQETRALIDNIRETAPVLVDELIPSLLSIGDVQKVLQKLLKEKISIRNLPIILEALADHAMFSKDPEVLTEYVRQALARQITLQFTQPGEPLRVITAGPSLEKTISESVEQSEQGSYLAMDPDTSQRIYQNVSEQVNRMVNMGQQPVILSSPMTRMYLRQLMERMLPDIPVLSYSELEPHVEVQSVGVVNV, from the coding sequence ATGGGTGCAAAACAGTTGGGCATGATCATCTTCGTGTTAAGCATTGTCGTAATGATGGTAATCCCTTTACCATCCGGATTGTTAGATATGCTACTAATTGTTAATATATCGTTGGCCCTGGTTATCCTGCTCGTCTCGATGTATACCAAAGAGGCTCTGGAATTTTCCATCTTTCCTACATTATTGCTATTAACAACACTATTCCGGTTGGCTTTAAACGTTTCAACTACCCGTAACATCTTATCTACAGGTCAGGGTGGTACAGTTATCGAAGCGTTTGGAGATTTCGTAGTAGGTGGTAACGCTGTTATCGGTTTTGTTGTATTCCTAATCTTGATCATCATCCAGTTCATCGTTATCACGAAAGGTTCGGAACGTGTAGCGGAAGTTGCTGCTCGTTTTACATTAGATGCGATGCCAGGGAAGCAAATGAGTATTGATGCAGACCTAAATGCAGGAATGATTAGTGAACAAGATGCGAGACAGCGACGTCGTAAAATTGAACGAGAAGCAGACTTTTACGGCTCCATGGATGGGGCGAGTAAATTCGTAAAAGGGGATGCTATCGCAGGTATCGTTATCTTTATTGTCAATATTATTGGCGGTTTTATTATCGGGGTAGCTATACATAAATTAAGCTTTATGGAAGCTTTAAGTACCTTTACACTACTTTCGATTGGTGATGCCTTAGTAAGCCAGATTCCCGCGCTTCTGATTTCGACAGCAACAGGTATTATTGTAACACGTGCATCTTCGGAAGGCGGTTTAGGGGAAGATATCACAGAACAATTGTTCGCACACCCTAAATTGCTGTATGTGGTTGCTGCAGCGATGCTATTACTCGGATTGTTAACACCAATCAGCTTGCTTCCTACGGCTATCGTAGCAGTCATTTTATGTATTGCGGCAACGAGATTAACCAAACAGCAGAAAAGCGAATTGGCCGAATCCTTTACACAGGAAGAAGAGCAGCAGCTTGAGGAAGTTCGAAGTCCAGAGAGTGTGGTTAATCTTCTACAGGTTGATCCGATTGAGTTTGAATTTGGCTATGGGTTAATTCCGTTAGCGGATACGAAGCAGGGTGGAGATTTACTCGATCGAGTCATTATGATCCGTCGCCAGTGCGCCCTTGAATTAGGACTAGTTGTTCCCGTTATCCGTATTCGGGATAACATTCAACTGAAGCCGAATGAATACATCATCAAAATCAAAGGCAACGTGATTGCAACGGGTGAGATTTTAATGGATCACTATCTGGCAATGAGTCCTGGATTTGAGGATGAATCCGTGGAGGGTATCCCTACGATGGAACCGGCGTTTGGCCTACCAGCTCTTTGGGTTTCTGAGGAAAATAAAGAGATGGCTGAGCTATCTGGCTATACGGTTGTCGATCCGCCATCTGTAGTTGCTACCCATCTAACAGAGATTATTAAACGCCACGCTCATGAATTACTCGGACGTCAGGAGACACGAGCGTTAATTGATAACATACGTGAAACAGCACCAGTGTTAGTAGATGAATTAATCCCATCCTTGCTTTCAATTGGTGACGTTCAGAAGGTTCTACAGAAACTATTAAAAGAAAAAATTTCGATTCGTAATCTTCCAATCATTTTGGAAGCATTGGCTGATCATGCTATGTTCTCTAAGGACCCAGAGGTATTGACTGAATATGTGAGACAGGCATTAGCTAGACAAATTACTTTACAGTTTACACAGCCTGGAGAACCGCTCCGAGTCATTACGGCAGGTCCAAGTTTGGAAAAAACCATCTCCGAGAGTGTTGAGCAATCTGAACAAGGCAGTTACCTAGCTATGGACCCGGATACCTCTCAACGCATCTACCAAAATGTATCTGAGCAAGTAAATCGTATGGTAAATATGGGTCAACAGCCTGTTATTCTATCTTCTCCTATGACTCGCATGTATTTGCGACAATTGATGGAGCGCATGTTGCCTGACATTCCTGTTCTGTCGTACAGTGAATTAGAGCCTCATGTTGAAGTGCAGAGTGTAGGAGTGGTGAATGTATAA
- the flhF gene encoding flagellar biosynthesis protein FlhF: MKVKRYLVESMPEALEKIRVELGKDAVILNTKQVKTGGFMGLFKKQQIEVIAAAETKEEKQAPAKPATSVPKLDRQETVNSLVGKQGYQAPKNNEQPSVGQSPKVIQTASQPNTAPHASPKEELLVTPAQNGDAVQPEGQPKSLAGALAAIRYQQTINTFTDSNPQASTGLPKSTPVQTPLVREREEDTGLIATSVEMTSTPSAEESSLPDHSQSLASSLSMNQTGTSVSTEKAHQEKRLDQATGMQEYRDMIGELKDMRVMLHKLLFAKQASEQLPPSLTEWREKLLHNEMQESTIATILHDILLELSDPYHATQEEVDSLMRQRIAERIAKHVPDEAKTKNPKKYLFFFGPTGVGKTTTIAKLAAWHMLKEKRKVGFITADTYRIAAVEQLKTYANILNVPLEVVFSANEMENALDKMQGYDLIFIDTAGRNYRNDEFVSKIKEYLQWEEMSEHLLVMSLTSKFADMQAIMEQFKNVPISQVILTKADETLHYGPILSLLEQFDLPLTYLTTGQNVPDDIEVITTEKLTKLIVGEEAYA, translated from the coding sequence ATGAAAGTCAAACGATACTTGGTTGAATCAATGCCAGAGGCCTTAGAAAAGATTCGTGTCGAACTCGGGAAAGATGCTGTCATTTTAAATACGAAGCAAGTTAAGACAGGCGGCTTCATGGGGCTGTTTAAAAAACAGCAAATCGAAGTGATCGCAGCAGCGGAAACCAAGGAAGAAAAGCAGGCTCCAGCAAAGCCTGCTACTTCCGTTCCTAAACTGGATAGGCAAGAGACTGTGAACTCATTGGTAGGCAAGCAAGGATATCAAGCGCCTAAAAACAATGAGCAACCCTCTGTTGGACAGAGTCCCAAGGTTATCCAAACAGCTTCTCAGCCCAACACAGCTCCTCACGCAAGTCCAAAAGAGGAGCTATTGGTAACTCCAGCACAAAATGGAGATGCCGTGCAGCCAGAGGGGCAACCCAAGTCATTGGCAGGAGCGCTTGCAGCCATCCGTTATCAACAAACAATAAATACCTTTACAGATTCTAATCCACAAGCGAGTACAGGATTACCGAAGTCAACTCCAGTTCAAACTCCGCTAGTGCGGGAGCGAGAGGAAGACACGGGACTTATAGCAACATCAGTAGAGATGACCTCTACTCCTAGCGCAGAAGAGTCTTCGTTGCCAGATCATTCTCAGAGCTTAGCATCCTCTTTATCCATGAATCAGACTGGGACTTCTGTTTCTACAGAAAAAGCGCATCAAGAGAAACGACTTGATCAAGCAACAGGTATGCAAGAATATCGGGATATGATTGGGGAGCTAAAAGATATGAGAGTAATGCTCCACAAGCTCTTGTTTGCTAAACAGGCCAGTGAGCAATTACCTCCATCCCTTACCGAATGGCGAGAGAAGCTTTTACATAATGAAATGCAAGAAAGCACGATTGCTACAATATTGCATGATATTTTACTAGAGCTATCTGATCCATATCATGCTACCCAGGAAGAAGTAGACAGCTTGATGAGACAAAGAATAGCCGAACGAATCGCTAAGCATGTACCTGATGAAGCCAAAACAAAGAATCCTAAAAAATATCTATTCTTTTTTGGACCAACAGGAGTGGGTAAAACCACGACAATTGCCAAGCTGGCAGCCTGGCATATGTTAAAGGAAAAACGAAAGGTAGGGTTTATTACGGCCGATACCTATCGAATTGCAGCAGTAGAGCAGTTAAAGACATACGCCAATATCTTAAATGTACCATTAGAGGTCGTTTTCTCTGCAAATGAAATGGAGAATGCCTTGGACAAAATGCAGGGCTATGATCTGATTTTCATTGACACAGCGGGACGTAACTATCGAAATGATGAATTTGTAAGCAAAATAAAAGAGTATTTACAATGGGAAGAAATGAGCGAGCATTTACTAGTCATGAGTCTAACCTCCAAATTTGCGGACATGCAGGCAATCATGGAGCAGTTTAAGAACGTGCCTATCTCGCAGGTTATTTTAACAAAGGCTGACGAAACACTACATTATGGACCCATCTTGTCGTTACTTGAGCAATTTGATCTTCCTCTTACTTATTTGACTACAGGACAAAATGTTCCTGACGATATTGAAGTCATCACAACGGAGAAACTGACCAAGTTGATCGTGGGGGAAGAGGCATATGCATGA
- the fliP gene encoding flagellar type III secretion system pore protein FliP (The bacterial flagellar biogenesis protein FliP forms a type III secretion system (T3SS)-type pore required for flagellar assembly.) codes for MNRFLPLLFICATFLCLMTYTQVAEASTSDAAGLLTKIPQVEFKIGGGADTPEKTASTIQLLLMFTVLALAPSILILMTCFTRIVVVLSFVRTALATQQMPPNQVIVGMALFLTFFVMAPTFQTINDTAVKPLMQGKITEQQALDKAVIPLKSFMLKQTRQKDLALFLQYSKSEKPKSIEDVSLVALVPAFAISELKTAFQIGFMLFIPFLVIDMIVASILMGMGMMMLPPVMISLPFKILLFIMVDGWYLVVKSLFLSF; via the coding sequence ATGAACAGATTTTTGCCACTTCTATTCATATGTGCAACGTTTCTTTGTTTGATGACCTATACACAGGTTGCTGAAGCAAGTACATCAGATGCAGCAGGACTTTTAACCAAAATTCCACAGGTAGAGTTTAAGATCGGCGGGGGAGCAGATACTCCTGAGAAAACAGCTTCTACAATTCAACTGCTGTTAATGTTCACGGTCTTAGCCTTAGCACCCAGCATCTTAATTTTAATGACTTGCTTTACGCGTATTGTAGTGGTGTTGTCGTTTGTACGTACGGCTTTAGCTACTCAACAAATGCCACCTAACCAGGTGATTGTGGGTATGGCGTTGTTCTTAACATTCTTCGTCATGGCGCCTACATTTCAAACCATTAACGATACCGCAGTAAAACCGTTGATGCAGGGGAAAATTACGGAGCAACAAGCGTTGGATAAAGCAGTTATTCCTCTAAAATCGTTTATGCTAAAGCAGACGAGACAAAAGGATTTAGCGTTATTTTTGCAATACTCGAAGTCTGAAAAACCAAAGTCAATAGAAGATGTATCTTTAGTAGCCTTGGTTCCTGCTTTTGCCATCAGCGAATTAAAAACAGCTTTTCAAATCGGTTTTATGTTGTTTATTCCATTTTTGGTTATCGATATGATTGTGGCTAGTATTTTGATGGGGATGGGGATGATGATGCTCCCGCCTGTCATGATTTCACTACCGTTTAAAATCCTGTTGTTTATCATGGTGGACGGCTGGTATCTCGTTGTGAAATCACTCTTTTTAAGCTTCTAG
- the fliR gene encoding flagellar biosynthetic protein FliR yields MQLIETFLPMYLLVFVRIISFVVSAPLFTQRGMPNQFKIGFAAAMAFISFAYVPILDKIPLDITFAAYVVKETIVGLLLGFLLQLMFSAVRVAGGLMDLQMGLAMANVVDPATGAYVPISGRLKEILATLYFLSINGHHLMIQGILKSYQTIPISKLGVSFSSEAFGEFMLKAISQMFLSAFMMAIPIVIALFLVDLSLGIVAKTVPQFNIFVVGLPLKLLISFLMLIFIMPGFFLVLSNYISKMFQAMAELILILGGA; encoded by the coding sequence ATGCAACTGATTGAAACGTTCTTGCCCATGTACCTGCTGGTATTTGTGCGAATTATTTCCTTTGTGGTATCGGCTCCACTATTTACGCAACGCGGTATGCCTAATCAGTTTAAGATTGGCTTCGCTGCTGCTATGGCGTTCATCAGTTTTGCCTATGTACCCATTTTGGATAAAATTCCGCTGGATATCACTTTTGCTGCTTATGTAGTAAAGGAAACGATCGTGGGCTTGTTATTGGGGTTCTTGCTACAGCTCATGTTTTCGGCTGTACGGGTAGCGGGTGGACTCATGGATTTGCAAATGGGTTTAGCTATGGCTAACGTTGTAGATCCGGCTACAGGTGCTTATGTACCAATTTCGGGTCGTTTGAAGGAAATCCTAGCTACCTTATATTTTTTGAGTATTAATGGACATCATTTGATGATTCAGGGCATTCTGAAAAGCTATCAGACCATCCCGATTAGCAAACTCGGAGTCTCGTTTTCTTCTGAAGCATTTGGAGAGTTTATGCTGAAGGCTATTTCGCAGATGTTTTTGAGCGCCTTCATGATGGCAATACCGATTGTTATTGCCTTATTTCTGGTAGACCTCTCTCTTGGTATTGTCGCCAAAACGGTTCCACAATTTAATATTTTTGTGGTAGGTCTTCCATTGAAACTGTTAATTAGCTTTTTAATGCTCATTTTCATCATGCCTGGATTCTTTTTAGTACTTAGTAATTATATTTCCAAGATGTTTCAGGCTATGGCGGAATTGATCTTGATTTTGGGAGGAGCATGA
- a CDS encoding response regulator, which produces MSNKVLIVDDAAFMRMMVKEILTKNGFTVVGEASDGAQAVEKYKELGPDLVTMDITMPEMDGITALKEIRKLDPNARVIMCSAMGQQSMVIDAIQAGAKDFIVKPFQADRVIEAIKKTLS; this is translated from the coding sequence ATGTCTAACAAAGTGTTAATCGTGGATGACGCAGCATTTATGAGAATGATGGTAAAGGAAATCTTGACGAAAAATGGTTTTACGGTTGTTGGGGAAGCAAGTGATGGTGCCCAAGCAGTTGAGAAGTATAAGGAGTTAGGTCCTGACTTAGTAACAATGGATATTACAATGCCAGAGATGGATGGTATCACAGCTTTGAAGGAAATTCGCAAGCTTGATCCTAATGCTCGTGTTATCATGTGTTCCGCAATGGGACAACAATCTATGGTTATCGATGCTATTCAGGCTGGTGCGAAAGACTTTATCGTAAAACCTTTCCAAGCGGATCGAGTAATCGAAGCCATCAAAAAGACGTTGAGCTAA
- a CDS encoding protein-glutamate methylesterase/protein-glutamine glutaminase, protein MMKIKVLVADDSAFMRKVISDILTSDPNIEVVARARNGMECLEKVRELQPDVVTLDVEMPILDGLATLERLMVEHPLPVVMLSSLTKEGADATLKALELGAFDFIGKPSGPISLDIHKVGKQLVELVKEAAAAKGRFRQKQIAPIAKAPVKKPLTEPKKKLFQTEKMNEQVLPTKESMGVQHTELTDKSGTKVVFLGTSTGGPRALQTLLTQIPAYFPAPILIVQHMPPGFTKSLAQRLDSMCQISVKEATDGEEVKAGIAYIAPGGYHMEAMQPSGGKIIIKLHQEAPRGGHRPSVDVLFESASKLTHTRQWAVILTGMGADGTAGLRQMKEAHHVVGLIEDQSSCVVFGMPRAAIQAGLADHIVPLDHMAETLVRLVT, encoded by the coding sequence ATGATGAAAATTAAAGTACTAGTGGCAGACGATTCCGCTTTCATGCGCAAGGTCATTTCTGACATTTTGACAAGCGATCCCAACATTGAAGTGGTGGCTCGTGCTCGAAATGGAATGGAATGCTTAGAAAAAGTAAGAGAACTACAGCCAGATGTGGTTACGCTTGATGTGGAAATGCCTATTTTAGATGGACTTGCAACATTAGAGAGGCTGATGGTAGAGCATCCACTGCCTGTTGTCATGTTGAGTAGCTTGACTAAAGAAGGAGCGGATGCCACTTTAAAAGCGCTGGAGTTAGGTGCTTTTGATTTTATTGGCAAACCCTCTGGGCCCATTTCCTTAGACATCCATAAAGTTGGCAAACAGCTTGTCGAACTCGTGAAGGAAGCTGCGGCAGCAAAGGGACGTTTCAGGCAAAAACAAATAGCTCCAATCGCGAAAGCTCCTGTTAAAAAACCACTAACAGAGCCAAAGAAAAAGCTATTTCAAACAGAAAAGATGAATGAGCAAGTCCTTCCTACGAAAGAAAGTATGGGAGTGCAACATACGGAATTGACGGATAAGTCAGGGACGAAGGTTGTGTTCTTAGGAACATCCACAGGGGGACCTCGTGCTTTACAAACTTTATTAACTCAGATACCTGCTTATTTTCCAGCGCCGATATTAATTGTGCAGCATATGCCACCAGGGTTTACGAAAAGTTTGGCCCAACGCCTAGATAGCATGTGCCAAATCTCAGTAAAGGAAGCAACTGACGGAGAAGAAGTGAAGGCAGGTATAGCTTATATCGCACCGGGAGGCTATCATATGGAAGCCATGCAACCATCCGGTGGAAAAATCATCATTAAATTACATCAAGAGGCGCCACGTGGCGGTCACCGTCCGTCCGTTGACGTTTTGTTTGAATCAGCGAGCAAACTTACGCATACAAGGCAGTGGGCGGTCATTTTGACTGGCATGGGAGCTGATGGGACAGCGGGCTTACGACAGATGAAGGAAGCTCATCACGTTGTAGGATTGATAGAAGATCAAAGTAGTTGTGTCGTGTTCGGAATGCCACGTGCAGCCATTCAAGCTGGATTAGCGGATCATATTGTTCCACTGGACCACATGGCAGAGACGTTAGTTCGACTCGTAACATGA
- a CDS encoding MinD/ParA family protein, whose product MHDQAQKLREQFQRKKQAHEAKIETRKTRLVAVTSGKGGVGKSNVTLNLALGLMEQGKKVLVFDVDLGLANLDVLMGVTPKKHLFHLLEADHTVWDIIEKGPKGLEFIAGGSGFSEMSRLQDWELSKVFDELGKLQGYADIILFDTGAGLSKESLQFLMASDEILLVTTPEPPAITDAYAMMKMVHLQKPDANIKLIINRTSTTREGQQTADKLITVAQRFLEFPIGVLGILPDDPYVSKAVKQQHPLLLVYPQSQMAKGIRQLAAKYTAQLNPSLTDQEEQGGFKGFLAKLRKWM is encoded by the coding sequence ATGCATGATCAAGCTCAAAAGCTGCGAGAACAGTTTCAACGGAAGAAGCAAGCACATGAAGCAAAGATAGAGACGCGCAAAACGCGACTCGTAGCCGTTACTAGCGGAAAGGGTGGCGTTGGTAAATCAAATGTCACGCTTAATTTAGCCCTAGGTCTCATGGAGCAAGGCAAGAAGGTTCTTGTATTTGATGTTGATCTAGGCTTAGCTAATCTTGACGTTTTAATGGGGGTTACTCCTAAGAAACACTTATTTCATCTTCTTGAAGCAGACCATACTGTATGGGACATCATTGAAAAAGGTCCTAAAGGTCTGGAATTCATTGCAGGTGGCTCAGGCTTTAGCGAAATGTCTCGACTCCAAGATTGGGAATTGAGTAAGGTTTTTGATGAATTGGGAAAATTACAAGGTTATGCCGATATTATCCTTTTTGATACAGGGGCTGGACTTAGCAAAGAATCTTTGCAATTTCTAATGGCATCTGATGAAATTTTGCTGGTGACCACACCTGAGCCACCAGCTATCACGGATGCATATGCCATGATGAAGATGGTTCATTTGCAAAAACCTGATGCTAACATCAAGTTAATAATAAATCGTACTTCAACAACACGGGAAGGTCAGCAAACCGCTGATAAGCTGATTACAGTAGCCCAACGTTTTTTGGAATTTCCTATAGGAGTACTTGGAATATTGCCGGACGACCCGTATGTTTCAAAGGCAGTAAAGCAGCAGCACCCCCTTTTACTCGTTTATCCACAGTCTCAGATGGCAAAAGGCATTCGCCAACTGGCTGCAAAATATACTGCCCAGCTCAACCCTTCTTTAACAGATCAGGAAGAGCAAGGTGGATTTAAAGGATTTCTTGCTAAATTAAGAAAGTGGATGTAA